The following are from one region of the Paenibacillus bovis genome:
- the thiI gene encoding tRNA uracil 4-sulfurtransferase ThiI, producing the protein MHNISRLMLRMGEITLKGKNRGRFEKVIAEHVREILRPYPQARVHREYGRLYVETGGVSAELLIGLLRNVFGIVDIIPVKQAEPELDSIIQAALELIGEHALQTETTFKVTARRVWKPFPHSSQDMNHLIGSPVLRANPLLKVDVRHPDIELRVEVRENAAYVYSQIIPAVGGFPRGSNGRAMLMLSGGIDSPVAGWQSMKRGLEIECVHFHSYPFTSERAKQKVIDLTRVLAGYGGKIKLHVVPFTEIQTAFTTTGQDNLMITLMRRAMLRITTRLAEQQKGLAIITGESLGQVASQTLNSMNVIERATELPILRPLVMQSKDEIIQVSQQIGTYDLSILPYEDCCTLFVPKSPATNPNLRIVEKVESFLDLEEMIQRAVEQTEVMVIEAGSSTESSSTEAMEEDWL; encoded by the coding sequence ATGCATAATATTAGTCGCCTGATGCTCAGAATGGGCGAAATTACACTCAAAGGAAAAAACAGAGGTCGTTTTGAAAAAGTGATCGCCGAGCATGTGCGTGAAATCCTCCGTCCTTATCCGCAGGCACGAGTACATCGTGAATATGGACGATTGTATGTAGAGACAGGAGGAGTATCGGCAGAGCTGTTAATAGGTCTGCTGCGTAATGTTTTTGGTATTGTGGATATTATTCCGGTCAAGCAGGCAGAGCCGGAGCTGGATTCTATTATCCAGGCAGCTCTGGAGCTGATCGGTGAACACGCTCTACAGACCGAGACGACGTTCAAAGTAACTGCGCGCCGGGTATGGAAGCCTTTTCCGCATTCTTCCCAGGACATGAATCACCTGATTGGTTCGCCTGTGCTGCGCGCCAATCCACTGCTCAAAGTAGATGTACGCCATCCCGATATCGAACTGCGTGTAGAAGTACGTGAAAATGCAGCCTATGTATACAGCCAGATTATTCCGGCAGTCGGCGGATTTCCGAGAGGCAGTAACGGCCGGGCTATGCTGATGCTGTCAGGTGGTATTGATAGTCCGGTCGCAGGCTGGCAGTCCATGAAAAGAGGACTGGAGATCGAATGTGTCCATTTCCACAGCTATCCGTTTACCAGTGAACGGGCCAAGCAAAAAGTCATTGACCTGACCCGCGTACTGGCTGGATATGGCGGTAAAATCAAGCTGCATGTAGTACCATTCACAGAGATCCAGACTGCTTTTACGACAACAGGACAGGATAATCTGATGATCACCTTGATGCGCAGAGCGATGCTTCGGATTACAACCCGGCTCGCCGAGCAGCAAAAGGGATTGGCGATCATTACCGGAGAAAGTCTGGGCCAGGTAGCAAGCCAGACACTGAACAGTATGAATGTGATCGAGCGGGCTACCGAGCTGCCTATTCTGCGTCCTCTGGTGATGCAGAGCAAAGACGAGATTATTCAGGTATCCCAGCAGATCGGTACCTATGATCTGTCAATTCTCCCGTATGAGGATTGCTGTACTTTATTTGTTCCCAAATCGCCGGCTACCAATCCGAATCTGCGGATCGTCGAGAAGGTAGAATCGTTCCTGGATCTGGAGGAAATGATTCAGCGGGCAGTGGAGCAGACCGAAGTAATGGTGATTGAGGCAGGTTCGTCGACAGAATCCTCTTCTACGGAAGCCATGGAAGAAGACTGGCTGTAA
- a CDS encoding cysteine desulfurase family protein: MKYFDYAATTPPYPEVVRAMSQIMDKHYGNPSSLHRYGEESERLIRRAREVTAGILDVQPAEIIWTSGATESNNLAIKGAALRKGRMQGHLITTMIEHPSVYETFRQLELFGFEVSYINPQPNGTVSPEDILAAIRPDTILVSVMHVNNETGAVQPIEQITRLIKSHHPRVLVHVDGVQGFGKIPMSLKEWGIDLYSLSAHKLRGPKGTGLLYVKLGLELLPLLAGGGQEQGYRSGTENAAGIAGMTKALRLITEQQPQQYKHLCRLRDTLQQAICDIPGLVLTEVIPVAPHIIHFMYPGMKSEVVLHSLEQQGCLVSTQSACSSRKSVPSRVLTAMGMDREHAGSGIRISLGDKHTSEDVEYLIGALRQTVQSLRSLERR, from the coding sequence TTGAAATACTTTGACTATGCAGCTACGACACCTCCTTATCCCGAGGTGGTACGAGCGATGTCCCAGATCATGGACAAGCATTACGGCAATCCATCCTCCCTTCATCGTTATGGTGAAGAATCGGAACGATTGATTCGCCGGGCGAGAGAAGTAACAGCAGGTATACTGGATGTACAACCAGCCGAGATTATATGGACCTCGGGAGCGACTGAGAGCAATAATCTGGCGATCAAAGGTGCAGCGCTGCGCAAAGGGCGAATGCAGGGCCATCTGATCACTACAATGATCGAGCATCCTTCGGTCTACGAAACTTTTCGTCAACTGGAGCTGTTTGGATTTGAAGTCAGTTATATAAATCCGCAGCCGAATGGAACAGTCTCACCTGAAGATATACTCGCTGCGATCAGACCCGATACTATTTTGGTCAGTGTAATGCATGTCAATAATGAGACCGGAGCTGTCCAACCGATTGAACAGATTACCCGGCTAATCAAGTCTCATCACCCTAGAGTTCTTGTGCATGTGGATGGTGTGCAGGGCTTTGGCAAAATCCCTATGTCGTTAAAAGAGTGGGGAATCGACCTGTACAGCCTGTCTGCCCACAAGCTTAGAGGCCCCAAAGGTACCGGTCTGTTATATGTAAAACTGGGGCTAGAGCTGCTGCCGTTGCTGGCAGGTGGAGGACAGGAACAGGGATATCGCTCAGGCACGGAAAATGCTGCCGGAATAGCGGGCATGACCAAAGCGCTGCGCCTGATTACCGAGCAGCAGCCACAGCAGTACAAGCATCTGTGTAGGCTTCGTGATACCTTGCAGCAGGCTATTTGCGATATTCCGGGGCTGGTATTGACCGAAGTGATACCTGTTGCGCCGCATATTATTCATTTTATGTACCCGGGCATGAAGTCGGAAGTCGTACTCCACAGCCTAGAGCAGCAGGGCTGTCTGGTATCTACCCAGTCTGCCTGCTCCTCGCGGAAGTCTGTACCCAGCCGTGTATTAACAGCAATGGGGATGGATCGTGAGCATGCGGGCAGTGGCATCCGGATCAGTCTGGGAGATAAACATACATCGGAAGATGTGGAATACCTGATAGGAGCGCTTCGACAGACAGTACAATCGCTGCGTTCATTGGAGAGGAGATAA
- a CDS encoding lytic transglycosylase domain-containing protein: MQIDPNTAKQMLELRYLNASGGGSTTPAAVNTNDTDQLFQLMLQQNIGTSSEAQSSGASVQSLASLVSAGAPSSVTGSTYGTGSTDPWYNFDQLPEVSPESATATARAGLTESSSPAAVSAGGDTSALQGIGGADNGSKATAYNDLISTASSKYGIPESLIKAVIDVESSFNPRAGSSAGAKGLMQLMDGTAAGLGVSNSYDPAQNIDGGTKYLSYQLKHFDNNVKTALAAYNAGPGRLQKLGISNDNELMAKFDQLPKETQRYISKIENAQSKYAL, from the coding sequence ATGCAAATTGATCCAAATACAGCAAAGCAAATGCTTGAACTGCGATATCTGAATGCATCAGGCGGAGGCAGCACAACACCTGCTGCTGTAAATACCAATGATACCGACCAACTGTTTCAGTTGATGCTGCAGCAAAATATCGGAACCTCCAGCGAAGCCCAGAGCTCGGGTGCCAGTGTGCAAAGTCTGGCGAGTCTGGTATCGGCAGGGGCTCCTTCTTCGGTAACCGGAAGCACGTACGGAACAGGTTCCACCGATCCTTGGTATAATTTTGACCAACTGCCGGAAGTCAGCCCGGAGAGTGCAACAGCTACAGCACGTGCAGGCCTGACCGAAAGCAGCAGCCCGGCAGCCGTATCGGCTGGCGGAGATACCTCTGCACTTCAGGGAATCGGCGGAGCGGATAACGGAAGCAAAGCGACAGCCTACAATGATCTGATCAGCACAGCGAGCAGCAAATATGGTATTCCCGAATCACTCATCAAAGCAGTAATCGATGTGGAGTCTTCCTTTAATCCTCGTGCAGGTTCTTCGGCTGGAGCCAAAGGACTGATGCAGCTGATGGACGGCACAGCAGCCGGACTGGGTGTAAGCAACTCTTATGATCCTGCCCAGAATATTGATGGAGGCACCAAATATTTATCCTACCAGCTGAAGCATTTTGACAACAACGTCAAAACCGCACTGGCTGCCTACAATGCAGGCCCGGGACGACTGCAAAAACTGGGCATTTCCAATGATAATGAACTGATGGCCAAATTCGATCAGCTGCCAAAAGAAACGCAGCGTTATATTAGCAAAATCGAAAATGCCCAGAGCAAATATGCTCTTTAA
- a CDS encoding GNAT family N-acetyltransferase, protein MSANHITADAAYIRRYPSFVYSVMDGTIAGAIYTESADGQTDQYSSLSGEKYDAAQIPAAFNNMDRPIWVETTIGLCYAGGGDSSGSFYDRVNTYCLNRIQTKDRFTLFSDREVWNKMAARLPVSLRQLTRQAMEYADLFLPDYPLNLPAGYELKKINESVIQKSTVFDEKYYRTYWGSSAYYLLNGLGYAIVHENQVVCECTSIFANTWTAELDIYTAIEHRGQKLAAIAAQSFINQCIKTRRQPIWECNLDNEASRQLAARSGFVPSYTYSVWTR, encoded by the coding sequence ATGAGTGCGAATCATATCACAGCAGATGCAGCCTATATCCGGCGATATCCTTCCTTCGTATATTCGGTAATGGATGGTACGATAGCCGGAGCCATTTATACAGAATCTGCAGATGGACAGACCGATCAATACAGCAGCCTATCTGGAGAGAAGTATGATGCTGCACAGATACCTGCTGCATTCAATAATATGGACAGACCGATCTGGGTGGAGACGACGATAGGTCTTTGTTATGCAGGAGGCGGTGATTCTTCGGGTTCTTTTTATGACAGGGTCAATACGTATTGTCTTAATCGTATACAGACCAAGGATAGGTTTACTTTATTCTCGGATCGTGAGGTATGGAATAAGATGGCTGCCCGGCTGCCTGTTTCGTTGCGTCAATTGACCAGACAAGCGATGGAGTATGCGGATCTTTTTTTGCCGGATTATCCACTGAATCTGCCTGCCGGGTATGAATTGAAAAAAATAAATGAGTCTGTTATTCAAAAAAGCACGGTTTTTGACGAAAAGTATTATAGGACGTATTGGGGCTCGTCTGCATACTATCTGCTAAACGGACTAGGTTATGCTATTGTGCATGAAAATCAGGTGGTTTGCGAGTGTACTTCAATTTTTGCCAATACCTGGACAGCCGAGCTGGATATCTACACAGCTATAGAACATCGAGGCCAAAAGCTAGCTGCAATAGCTGCACAATCTTTTATTAACCAATGTATCAAGACCCGGCGTCAGCCGATATGGGAATGCAATTTGGATAACGAAGCTTCCCGACAATTGGCAGCTCGATCAGGGTTTGTCCCTTCATATACTTACAGCGTATGGACACGTTAG
- a CDS encoding YpuI family protein yields MSAANVHKLSEGTREKLKPVIEKLEGFLNEYSLKALAAEQGEDTLPFYKGFLADLRHLLVFSEVSYEKLGVVLRRANFDAEFAEKALYNAYHQCVNSFFYPKNECYSEDGRYAYTGQEAIRFRQTPVKPVRDIILDITRTFEELRDDLSYYESDYLTQRRMNQRHA; encoded by the coding sequence ATGTCAGCTGCAAATGTCCATAAGTTGAGTGAAGGCACACGGGAAAAGTTGAAACCGGTCATCGAGAAACTGGAAGGGTTTTTGAATGAATATTCTCTAAAGGCATTGGCAGCCGAACAGGGAGAAGATACATTACCTTTTTACAAAGGGTTTCTGGCAGACTTGCGTCACCTGCTGGTATTCTCCGAAGTATCCTATGAGAAATTAGGCGTAGTTCTGCGTCGTGCTAACTTTGATGCAGAATTTGCTGAAAAAGCTCTTTATAACGCGTATCATCAGTGCGTAAACAGCTTTTTCTACCCTAAAAATGAGTGCTACTCCGAAGATGGACGTTATGCCTATACAGGACAGGAAGCCATTCGTTTCCGTCAGACACCTGTGAAGCCGGTTAGAGATATTATTCTGGATATCACCAGAACCTTTGAGGAACTGCGTGATGATCTGTCTTACTACGAAAGTGACTATTTGACACAGCGCCGCATGAATCAGCGCCACGCCTAA
- a CDS encoding MerR family transcriptional regulator, producing MKNNYKISEISRLYHIGIDSLRYYEKLGILKPRRDTNGYRLYSLQDMYRLNIIRDLRQLNFSMQQIKEYLDHQSIDHTLELLHREQSLIQEQISQLQDKNHLLQARIEVLSAAARIHTGIFKIKKIPVRPCLQLSTRITRDEEMDFAIRKLHSRHEDRIRDFGNQLYAASVLVEELTKDQPVVFESVFFILEPNEFDYDFVLPAGDYLSVCYRGGYHQSAERIREILDYAEQAGLDILGSPFEIYEVDNRDSMREEEYVTEIQLRVAQKDKE from the coding sequence ATGAAAAACAATTATAAAATCAGTGAAATATCCAGGCTGTATCATATCGGTATCGACTCTCTTCGCTATTACGAAAAGCTCGGTATATTGAAGCCCCGCCGGGATACCAATGGATATCGCCTGTATAGTCTTCAGGATATGTACAGGCTGAATATTATCCGCGATTTGCGTCAGCTAAATTTCTCGATGCAGCAGATCAAGGAGTATCTGGATCATCAAAGTATTGATCATACGCTGGAGCTGCTGCACCGGGAGCAATCTCTGATTCAGGAGCAGATCAGCCAGCTTCAGGACAAAAATCATTTGCTGCAAGCGCGAATAGAAGTGCTTTCGGCAGCAGCCCGGATACATACGGGGATATTTAAAATAAAAAAAATACCTGTTCGTCCTTGCCTGCAGCTGAGTACCCGTATTACCCGGGACGAAGAAATGGACTTTGCGATCCGTAAGCTGCATTCACGGCATGAGGACAGAATACGGGACTTTGGCAATCAGCTGTATGCAGCCTCGGTATTGGTGGAAGAACTGACAAAAGATCAACCGGTTGTATTCGAATCGGTGTTTTTTATACTGGAGCCGAATGAGTTCGACTATGACTTTGTACTGCCGGCAGGAGATTATCTTTCCGTGTGCTATCGGGGTGGCTATCATCAAAGCGCTGAACGGATTCGGGAAATACTGGATTATGCAGAGCAGGCCGGGCTGGATATTCTGGGCAGCCCTTTTGAAATCTATGAAGTGGATAATCGCGACAGTATGCGTGAAGAGGAATATGTAACCGAAATTCAGCTGAGAGTGGCGCAAAAAGACAAAGAATAA
- a CDS encoding GNAT family N-acetyltransferase has protein sequence MITQHAFNQVFDIMAQSFPVTEYRTYEEQQKLLADPRYRLLTETNEQGDIIAFLAGWELETVRYVENIAVSPHIRGGGIGKRLMERFLSLSGMPVVLEVEPPEDELQQRRIGFYERLGFHLEDYMYMQPPLRTGQSGMLLCIMSYPQPLTQERFHSIRQELYRHVYRMPVHNH, from the coding sequence ATGATTACACAACACGCATTTAACCAGGTATTTGATATTATGGCGCAATCTTTTCCTGTTACCGAGTATCGGACCTACGAGGAACAACAAAAATTATTGGCCGACCCTCGCTATCGTCTGCTGACCGAGACCAACGAGCAGGGCGATATTATTGCTTTTCTGGCAGGATGGGAGCTGGAGACCGTGCGATATGTCGAGAATATCGCAGTATCTCCACATATTCGCGGCGGAGGTATTGGCAAACGCCTAATGGAGCGATTCCTCTCTCTATCCGGTATGCCGGTTGTACTGGAGGTTGAGCCGCCGGAAGACGAACTGCAGCAGCGCCGAATCGGCTTCTATGAACGGCTGGGCTTTCATCTAGAAGACTATATGTATATGCAGCCTCCTCTGCGTACAGGGCAGTCCGGGATGCTATTATGTATTATGAGTTATCCCCAGCCGCTTACACAGGAACGATTCCATTCCATCCGGCAAGAGCTGTACCGGCATGTCTATCGTATGCCCGTGCATAATCATTAA
- a CDS encoding Nif3-like dinuclear metal center hexameric protein, protein MLAKGQTVIQYMEQFAPKSIAVPDDRIGLQLGTLQKEITGVLVALDVTEEVIDEAIALNANLIIAHHAIIFRPLKSLQTSTPMGRLYEKLIKHDIAVYISHTNLDIAEGGVNDWMAEALGLRQTVPIEQTSSDEYLKLVTFVPASHLEAVRSAVWATGAGHIGNYSHCSFNTEGTGTFQPEEGTNPYTGQQGKLEHAAEVRFETIIPSSLRNKAVQALIKSHPYEEVAYDLYPLALPGKAYGLGRVGKLDAPVTLGEFVETVKKGLDVPTVRVVGDLQGTVKKAAVLGGSGSRYVNGALFKGADVIVTGDIDYHTAHDALLAGIAIIDPGHNTEKIMKPGVAGVLQARLHADKYTTPVHASIIDTEVFRFI, encoded by the coding sequence ATGCTTGCAAAAGGACAGACCGTAATCCAGTATATGGAGCAGTTTGCTCCCAAATCAATCGCTGTACCCGATGACCGAATTGGTCTTCAGCTGGGTACGCTGCAAAAAGAAATTACTGGTGTACTGGTTGCGCTTGATGTGACCGAAGAAGTGATCGATGAAGCTATCGCGCTGAATGCCAATCTGATTATTGCGCATCATGCGATTATTTTCCGTCCGCTGAAAAGCCTGCAGACGAGCACGCCGATGGGCCGCCTGTATGAAAAGCTGATCAAGCATGATATTGCGGTCTATATCAGTCACACCAATCTGGATATTGCCGAAGGTGGGGTCAATGACTGGATGGCCGAGGCGCTGGGACTGCGCCAGACGGTGCCGATTGAGCAGACGTCTTCGGATGAGTATCTCAAATTGGTTACTTTTGTGCCTGCTTCGCATCTGGAAGCAGTACGCAGCGCTGTCTGGGCGACAGGAGCCGGCCATATTGGCAATTACAGCCACTGCAGCTTCAACACGGAAGGAACAGGCACATTCCAGCCGGAAGAAGGAACGAACCCGTATACAGGTCAGCAGGGCAAGCTGGAACATGCTGCCGAAGTCCGTTTTGAGACGATTATTCCGTCGAGTCTGCGCAATAAGGCGGTTCAGGCACTGATCAAGTCTCATCCGTACGAAGAAGTAGCCTATGATCTGTATCCACTGGCACTGCCGGGCAAAGCCTACGGTCTGGGCCGTGTCGGCAAGCTGGATGCGCCGGTCACTCTGGGTGAATTTGTGGAGACGGTCAAAAAAGGACTCGATGTGCCAACAGTGCGTGTCGTAGGCGATCTGCAAGGCACTGTCAAAAAGGCCGCTGTGCTGGGCGGTTCGGGTAGCCGTTATGTAAATGGGGCATTGTTCAAGGGAGCCGACGTTATTGTAACCGGTGATATCGATTATCATACCGCTCATGATGCATTGCTCGCCGGTATTGCTATTATCGATCCGGGTCACAACACAGAGAAGATTATGAAGCCCGGCGTAGCAGGCGTGCTTCAGGCGCGTCTACATGCCGATAAATACACGACCCCTGTACATGCTTCTATAATTGATACCGAGGTATTCCGGTTCATTTAA
- a CDS encoding tRNA (adenine(22)-N(1))-methyltransferase, whose product MKLSTRLTRIAEQIPAGSRLADIGSDHALLPVFAVRQGRVTQAVAGEVNQGPLDAAQRQVNEAGLSQVIEPRLGNGLAVLHPGEVDVITIAGMGGALIVTILSEGLDKLEGVSRLILQPNVGEEFVRRWLLEHGWFLSSEQILEEDGRTYEILTADRLADAAERNVQLYQERLLTGPEGLQVELHDFSLLQFGPYLLNEASTVFIDKWKQEIDKLEKVAASVGRSDTDEAKLKVAALQQQIKLVKEVLLCLQKDRP is encoded by the coding sequence ATGAAATTATCAACAAGATTAACAAGAATTGCGGAACAGATTCCAGCAGGGAGCCGGTTGGCGGATATTGGGTCCGACCATGCTCTCTTGCCGGTATTTGCCGTGCGTCAGGGCCGGGTAACCCAAGCGGTAGCCGGAGAAGTCAATCAGGGGCCGCTGGATGCGGCTCAGCGCCAGGTGAACGAAGCTGGACTGAGTCAGGTGATTGAGCCAAGATTGGGCAATGGTCTGGCAGTGCTGCATCCGGGAGAAGTAGATGTGATCACGATCGCTGGTATGGGCGGTGCATTGATCGTAACTATTTTGTCCGAAGGATTGGACAAGCTTGAAGGGGTATCCCGTCTGATTTTGCAACCGAATGTGGGAGAAGAGTTTGTACGTCGCTGGCTGCTGGAGCATGGCTGGTTCCTGTCTTCCGAGCAGATCTTGGAAGAAGATGGCCGTACATATGAGATTCTGACTGCAGATCGTCTGGCTGATGCGGCAGAACGCAATGTACAGCTGTATCAGGAGCGTCTGCTAACAGGTCCAGAAGGGCTGCAGGTCGAGCTGCATGATTTTAGCTTGCTGCAATTTGGTCCTTATTTGCTGAATGAAGCTTCTACGGTATTTATAGACAAATGGAAACAGGAAATCGACAAGCTGGAAAAGGTGGCAGCATCGGTTGGTCGTTCGGATACGGATGAAGCCAAGCTAAAAGTTGCTGCGCTGCAGCAGCAGATCAAGCTCGTGAAGGAGGTACTGTTATGCTTGCAAAAGGACAGACCGTAA